A region of Vitis vinifera cultivar Pinot Noir 40024 chromosome 13, ASM3070453v1 DNA encodes the following proteins:
- the LOC100263493 gene encoding protein NRT1/ PTR FAMILY 5.4: MDNSVAPMVITDDGLQETAISSKTNPSKGRWRAAIFIIFVEMAERFAYYGVAGNLFTYLTNVLGEHTATAAKNVNTWVGVSAIFPLLGGFIADSYLGRFKTIIASSVIYLAGLLLMTLSVSVQSLRHHRAVFFTALYILSIGEGGHKPCVQTFAADQFDEDTVEEKKDKSSFFNWWYVGIVVGSTTAILVVIYVQDNVGWGLGFGMLAAAVAAALLLFLIGIRSYRRQRPVGSPLTRVMQVLVATARKLRVNETRYGRGVCLEDEGDDGVEEGGRRGRSLAPTNQFRFLDKATIIDDIDASTKVRNHWRLCPATQVEEVKLLFSLFPIWLSCLTFATVIAQMSTYFTKQGSTLERSIGSHFSIPPASLQVCTGLTILVSVGLYDRVLVPVARKFTGLPSGITMLQRIGTGIFFSMLTMVVAALVETKRISVAIDHGLTDSPRTTLPMKIWWLLPQYMLTGMCDVFTIVGMQELFYDQMPEEMRSIGAALYISTVGVGSLMSSAAISIVQAITSRAGGKWLGDNLNRAHLNYFYSVLAGCSALNLIVYIWVAKRFVYKKTGYDDPKGEQKKAAELA, encoded by the exons ATGGATAACTCTGTAGCTCCAATGGTGATTACTGATGATGGTCTTCAAGAGACCGCCATCTCCTCCAAGACAAATCCCTCCAAAGGTCGATGGAGAGCTGCCATTTTCATCATCT TTGTTGAAATGGCAGAGAGGTTTGCTTACTACGGGGTGGCCGGAAACCTCTTCACCTACCTCACCAATGTCCTCGGTGAGCACACCGCCACCGCCGCCAAAAATGTAAACACCTGGGTCGGCGTCTCCGCCATCTTCCCGTTGCTCGGAGGCTTTATCGCTGATTCCTACCTTGGTCGCTTCAAGACCATTATAGCATCCTCTGTTATTTACCTCGCC GGACTACTCTTGATGACTTTGTCGGTATCAGTGCAATCACTCCGACATCACCGCGCAGTGTTTTTCACGGCGCTGTACATACTATCCATAGGAGAAGGAGGGCACAAACCATGCGTGCAGACCTTTGCAGCCGACCAATTCGATGAAGACACCGTGGAGGAGAAGAAGGACAAGAGCTCCTTCTTCAATTGGTGGTACGTGGGGATAGTGGTCGGCTCCACCACCGCCATCCTCGTGGTGATTTATGTGCAGGACAATGTGGGGTGGGGGCTCGGCTTTGGAATGCTGGCGGCGGCCGTAGCAGCAGCTCTGCTATTATTCCTAATTGGAATTAGAAGTTACCGGCGCCAGCGCCCAGTGGGCAGCCCTCTGACTAGGGTGATGCAAGTGTTGGTGGCCACCGCCAGGAAGCTGCGCGTGAACGAGACGCGCTATGGCCGAGGTGTTTGTTTGGAGGATGAGGGCGATGATGGGGTGGAGGAGGGTGGCAGGCGAGGCAGGAGTTTGGCTCCTACAAATCAATTCAG ATTTTTGGATAAGGCAACCATCATTGACGATATTGATGCCTCAACCAAGGTGAGAAACCACTGGAGGCTATGCCCAGCGACCCAAGTGGAGGAAGTGAAACTTCTCTTCAGCCTGTTTCCTATTTGGTTGAGTTGCTTGACATTTGCCACTGTGATAGCACAAATGAGCACCTACTTCACCAAGCAAGGCAGCACTCTGGAGAGATCAATTGGCTCCCACTTCTCCATACCCCCAGCTTCACTTCAAGTCTGCACTGGCCTCACTATCCTTGTTTCCGTCGGACTATATGATCGGGTCCTTGTCCCGGTTGCTAGAAAATTCACTGGACTCCCCTCTGGTATAACAATGCTCCAGAGGATAGGCACTGGAATATTCTTTTCCATGCTTACCATGGTTGTAGCAGCTCTTGTAGAGACCAAAAGGATTAGCGTTGCCATAGACCATGGCCTCACGGATTCTCCCAGAACAACTCTCCCCATGAAAATATGGTGGTTGCTCCCACAATACATGCTGACGGGAATGTGTGATGTGTTCACCATTGTTGGGATGCAGGAGCTTTTCTACGACCAAATGCCTGAAGAGATGAGAAGCATTGGAGCTGCCTTGTACATCAGCACAGTGGGCGTGGGGAGCCTCATGAGCAGTGCAGCTATATCAATTGTGCAGGCTATAACATCAAGGGCTGGAGGCAAATGGCTGGGAGATAATCTGAATCGTGCCCACCTCAATTACTTCTACTCGGTGTTGGCAGGATGTAGTGCTTTGAATTTGATTGTTTACATCTGGGTTGCTAAGCGCTTTGTGTACAAAAAAACTGGATATGATGATCCGAAAGGAGAACAGAAAAAAGCAGCAGAGCTTGCATAG